A window of the Paenibacillus woosongensis genome harbors these coding sequences:
- the sleB gene encoding spore cortex-lytic enzyme: MKKSRIWFATGLVLLLCGALFGAYRLWHSTPAMAERSEEPKSSLPVFSEQVIQYGAFGTDVYELQGRLGFLGFYHGKLDSYFGPKTLESLKWFQSEFGMPVDGLAGPKTKLKLYNATKEWKPGMEYATGETEANKGAESASEQAEGNTSADLSSGNAMGLSANDLKIMANAVYGEARGEPFEGQVAVAAVILNRVKSPSFPNTVSGVIFEPLAFTAVADGQIWLEPNESAKKAVQQALNGWDPTGGCLYYFNPETATSKWIWSRPQVKTIGKHIFCM; the protein is encoded by the coding sequence ATGAAAAAATCGAGAATATGGTTTGCTACCGGTTTAGTGCTGCTTTTGTGCGGGGCATTGTTCGGAGCTTATCGGCTTTGGCATAGTACGCCCGCTATGGCGGAAAGAAGCGAGGAGCCGAAATCTTCCCTTCCTGTATTCAGCGAACAGGTGATCCAGTATGGCGCCTTTGGAACAGATGTCTATGAGCTTCAAGGCCGGCTGGGTTTTCTAGGATTTTATCATGGCAAGCTCGATAGTTATTTCGGTCCTAAGACACTGGAATCCCTCAAATGGTTCCAGTCGGAGTTTGGCATGCCGGTTGACGGTCTGGCCGGGCCGAAAACGAAGCTGAAGCTTTACAATGCCACGAAGGAATGGAAGCCGGGCATGGAGTATGCGACTGGCGAGACCGAAGCAAATAAAGGGGCAGAGAGTGCGTCCGAGCAGGCTGAAGGGAACACGTCGGCAGATTTATCCTCCGGTAACGCGATGGGACTGTCGGCCAATGACCTGAAAATCATGGCTAATGCCGTATACGGCGAAGCCCGCGGGGAACCTTTTGAGGGACAAGTCGCCGTGGCAGCAGTAATTCTTAACCGCGTGAAGTCGCCGAGCTTCCCCAATACGGTATCGGGCGTCATTTTCGAGCCGCTCGCCTTTACTGCGGTCGCTGATGGCCAAATCTGGCTTGAACCGAACGAGAGTGCAAAGAAAGCGGTACAGCAGGCATTGAACGGCTGGGATCCGACCGGCGGCTGCCTGTATTACTTCAACCCGGAGACAGCAACCTCGAAATGGATCTGGAGCCGTCCTCAGGTTAAAACGATCGGTAAGCATATTTTCTGTATGTAA